The following proteins are encoded in a genomic region of Candidatus Obscuribacterales bacterium:
- a CDS encoding AAA family ATPase — MAPTSLRSTLSSLPENAPEAVVDHHFSSHLLELLGFQSQEVHPNYPTGDGKAVDKAARKTVGDDVFLHTKSNPYLLLELKGRDCNLSSDAAQYKKTVTQLKRYLLAPNCKTAEWGIITNSCHIQLFRKHGKVIYPATHCLALDSENADKIVASIRKKIESPSRALTVAVYNNKGGVGKTTTAVNLAAILTFLGKRVLAVDFDPNQQDLTSSLGIPLSEGGVFESLTQRDIELLSTLHPYKFPLKRINSELRFDVIPADKQLVDASDDALRKLLKRNMLHKKLASARQEYDY; from the coding sequence ATGGCACCCACTAGTCTTCGCTCCACTCTAAGCAGTCTTCCTGAAAATGCTCCGGAAGCCGTCGTTGACCATCATTTTTCATCCCATCTACTAGAACTACTAGGGTTTCAATCCCAAGAAGTTCATCCTAATTACCCAACGGGTGATGGCAAAGCCGTTGATAAAGCAGCTAGAAAAACAGTTGGAGATGATGTTTTTCTACATACAAAGTCCAATCCCTATCTTCTCTTAGAGTTGAAGGGTAGAGATTGTAACTTGTCCAGCGATGCCGCACAATACAAAAAAACGGTCACGCAACTCAAACGATATCTTCTTGCTCCCAACTGCAAAACAGCTGAGTGGGGCATTATTACTAACTCTTGCCACATTCAACTATTTCGCAAACACGGTAAAGTAATTTATCCTGCTACCCACTGCCTTGCCCTAGACAGTGAAAATGCTGACAAGATTGTTGCTTCAATTCGCAAGAAGATTGAAAGTCCATCCAGAGCCTTAACGGTAGCTGTTTATAACAACAAAGGGGGTGTAGGAAAAACAACTACAGCCGTCAACCTAGCAGCAATCCTAACTTTTCTAGGTAAGCGGGTTCTAGCTGTTGATTTTGACCCAAATCAGCAAGATTTAACAAGTTCACTAGGCATTCCCCTAAGTGAAGGCGGCGTCTTTGAATCGCTCACACAGCGGGATATAGAACTTCTGAGTACGCTACATCCCTACAAGTTTCCTTTAAAGAGAATTAATTCGGAATTGAGGTTTGATGTCATTCCAGCCGACAAACAATTAGTCGATGCCTCTGATGATGCGTTGCGCAAATTGTTAAAACGCAACATGCTACATAAAAAGCTAGCATCTGCTAGACAAGAATATGACTATA
- a CDS encoding amino acid permease, with protein MKLPFSQSPKPEPSLPPDPSSKEPQGLGAFGGVFTPSILTILGVIMYLRFGWVVGNVGLLGTLIIVTLSTSITFLTALSVCAIATDRVVRVGGAYYMISRSLGIETGGAVGIPLYFAQALSVALYTLGFAESLSAVFPGLNQVVVALITTLAVAILALTSAELAIRAQYFIMGAIALSLISLIFGPSLPNIEPQLWAVPETTQSFWAVFAVFFPAVTGIMAGVNMSGDLKNPTQALPSGTLAAVGVGYVIYMVLPLLLAYRVDTANLIDEPLIMQQLSFWSPAILLGVWGATLSSAIGSIMGAPRVLQALARDGVLPRALKILGTGSGRQDEPRIGTAVTLFVSAAAVCIGDLNLIAPVLTMFFLTTYLVLNVSAGIEGFLQSPSYRPTFRVPWFLSLLGAVGCLSVMFLINAVATVVAAAIALSIFFWLQRRELEATWGDARRGMWMALLRTGILQLDHTDDPKNWRPHILALSGSPSRRWSLVELADALTHNRGLVTVSSVLPSGSRDVGQQSTMEATIRDYLERRGIRALVRLTTASDPFEGAVQLIETYGLGPLVPNTIVLGDSENPERRTSYCNLIAQTHKGNRNIIILRENEQGGFGRRQRIDVWWGGMQANGGLMLLLADLLSRNIAWRNVDICLKLMVQDDTAAKSAQQNIRRFVQDMRISALSEVLVANGRSFDEVLHESSAFADLIFLGIAPPDAVDDYPEYYANLQQRTAKLPTTIFVLASAKFAFTEVLSEG; from the coding sequence ATGAAGCTACCCTTTAGCCAATCTCCCAAACCCGAACCTAGTCTGCCACCCGATCCTTCATCGAAGGAACCCCAAGGGCTAGGAGCCTTTGGCGGCGTGTTTACCCCCTCAATTTTGACCATTTTGGGGGTAATTATGTACCTCCGATTTGGCTGGGTTGTGGGCAATGTAGGGTTGCTCGGCACCCTGATTATTGTGACGCTCTCCACCTCCATCACGTTTTTGACCGCCCTGTCCGTCTGTGCGATCGCCACCGACCGGGTCGTTCGCGTGGGCGGAGCCTATTACATGATTAGCCGTTCCCTCGGCATTGAGACGGGAGGAGCAGTAGGCATCCCCCTATACTTTGCCCAAGCTCTTTCCGTGGCTCTCTACACCCTTGGCTTTGCCGAAAGCCTCTCAGCGGTGTTTCCAGGGCTGAATCAGGTGGTTGTTGCGTTGATAACCACCCTCGCGGTTGCCATTTTGGCTCTCACCTCCGCCGAGCTAGCCATTCGAGCCCAGTACTTCATCATGGGGGCGATCGCCCTATCTCTGATCTCCCTGATCTTTGGGCCATCGCTGCCTAACATAGAACCGCAACTTTGGGCCGTTCCTGAAACGACCCAGAGTTTCTGGGCTGTGTTTGCCGTATTTTTCCCTGCGGTGACGGGCATCATGGCTGGCGTTAATATGTCTGGGGATTTAAAAAATCCTACCCAAGCCTTGCCCAGCGGCACCCTAGCCGCCGTGGGAGTAGGGTACGTCATCTATATGGTATTGCCGCTGCTCCTTGCCTATCGAGTCGATACCGCCAACCTCATCGATGAACCGCTGATCATGCAGCAACTCTCCTTTTGGAGTCCTGCCATTTTGCTAGGCGTCTGGGGAGCAACCTTATCCAGCGCCATTGGCAGCATTATGGGAGCCCCCCGTGTCCTGCAAGCCCTCGCGCGGGACGGCGTCCTGCCGCGCGCCCTCAAAATTCTAGGTACGGGTAGCGGTCGTCAAGATGAGCCCCGCATTGGTACGGCGGTAACATTATTTGTCTCCGCCGCAGCCGTTTGCATCGGCGATCTCAATCTGATCGCCCCTGTGCTCACGATGTTTTTTCTCACAACTTACCTGGTGCTCAACGTCTCCGCTGGCATTGAAGGCTTTCTGCAAAGCCCCTCCTATCGTCCTACCTTCCGTGTCCCCTGGTTCCTGTCGCTCCTTGGAGCGGTGGGCTGTTTGTCGGTCATGTTTTTAATTAATGCTGTTGCCACGGTCGTTGCCGCAGCGATCGCCCTCAGCATTTTCTTTTGGCTGCAGCGCCGGGAACTGGAAGCCACCTGGGGAGATGCCCGCCGGGGCATGTGGATGGCGCTCCTGCGGACAGGCATTTTGCAACTCGACCACACCGATGATCCTAAAAACTGGCGGCCCCACATTCTCGCCCTTTCTGGTTCCCCATCTCGCCGCTGGTCGTTGGTCGAGCTAGCCGATGCCCTCACCCACAACCGAGGCCTCGTTACCGTATCGAGTGTCTTACCCAGCGGCTCCCGCGATGTGGGGCAGCAATCTACCATGGAAGCCACCATCCGCGACTACTTGGAACGGCGAGGTATCCGAGCCTTAGTACGCCTCACCACCGCCTCAGATCCCTTTGAAGGTGCTGTTCAACTCATCGAGACCTATGGTCTTGGCCCCCTTGTACCCAACACCATTGTGCTCGGAGATAGCGAAAATCCAGAACGACGAACCAGCTACTGTAACCTCATTGCCCAGACCCACAAGGGAAATCGCAATATTATCATTCTGCGGGAAAATGAACAGGGAGGATTTGGCCGCCGTCAGCGCATTGATGTCTGGTGGGGAGGGATGCAGGCTAATGGTGGGTTGATGCTACTGCTGGCTGACCTGCTGAGCAGGAACATCGCGTGGCGCAATGTAGACATTTGCCTGAAGCTGATGGTGCAGGACGATACGGCGGCCAAGTCTGCCCAGCAGAATATCCGCAGGTTTGTGCAAGATATGCGTATTTCTGCCCTATCAGAGGTATTAGTCGCCAACGGTCGTTCTTTTGACGAGGTGCTTCACGAGTCATCAGCCTTCGCCGATTTGATTTTTCTAGGCATAGCACCTCCCGATGCCGTGGATGACTATCCAGAGTACTATGCCAACTTACAGCAGCGCACGGCTAAGCTGCCTACTACGATATTTGTCTTAGCTTCCGCCAAGTTTGCCTTTACCGAAGTCCTCAGCGAAGGCTAG